From Treponema rectale, one genomic window encodes:
- a CDS encoding glycoside hydrolase family 35 protein, producing the protein MVEINEKVVIDGKETGIISGSIHYFRVVPEYWQDRLEKLKNMGCNTVETYIPWNFHEEKKGQFNWKGGHDVFKFIELASKLGLYVIIRPSPYICAEWEFGGLPYWLLKERGMRLRCSYKPYLDAIKSYYEELIPRLVPYQHDKGGNIILFQIENEYGYYGTDHEYMKFLADTMRSLGVTQPFVTSDGPWVEASFKNGMVKGAWSTGNFGSQVETQFNTMEKYTGGNKAKMCMEFWCGWFDAWGEPHHTSDLEQNKKDLADVIKTGHVNFYMFEGGTNFGYTAGRNFGVKNADITSYDYDAILTEDGQITPKYEAFKKIISESRKIEEVPLSTKICRKAYGELKCTGRADLFTVLDDISTKISSPYPLTMEDIDQSGGYILYRTRLPEYEKALSIKFDRAGDRVNVFENQKPLFAVALEEMKEAFKREDAPAGSVVDMLFENYGRVNFGPALETQRKGIEGYMILNDHLQHGYDIYSLPLDEKQLSKIDFAKGFNEGCPAFYKYEFEADELCDTFLEAKGFEKGVAFVNGFNLGRYWNIGPQKRLYIPAPLLKKGKNTIIIFDTEGKEGTVSLEDSLIW; encoded by the coding sequence ATGGTAGAAATTAATGAAAAAGTTGTGATTGACGGAAAAGAGACCGGTATTATTTCCGGTTCCATTCATTATTTCCGTGTTGTACCTGAATACTGGCAGGATCGTCTTGAAAAGCTTAAGAATATGGGCTGCAATACTGTAGAAACCTACATTCCATGGAATTTTCATGAAGAAAAAAAAGGGCAGTTTAACTGGAAGGGCGGTCATGATGTATTTAAGTTTATAGAACTTGCTTCAAAACTGGGACTTTACGTCATTATCCGTCCTTCTCCTTATATCTGTGCTGAATGGGAATTTGGAGGCCTTCCTTACTGGCTTCTTAAAGAAAGAGGAATGAGGCTTCGCTGCAGCTATAAACCTTATCTTGATGCAATAAAATCTTATTATGAAGAACTTATTCCCCGTCTTGTACCTTATCAGCATGATAAAGGCGGCAATATAATTTTATTCCAGATAGAAAATGAATACGGCTATTATGGAACCGATCACGAATACATGAAGTTTCTGGCAGATACCATGCGTTCTCTTGGTGTAACACAGCCTTTTGTTACTTCAGATGGTCCATGGGTGGAAGCTTCCTTCAAGAATGGAATGGTAAAAGGTGCCTGGTCTACAGGAAACTTTGGTTCGCAGGTAGAGACTCAGTTTAATACCATGGAAAAATACACAGGCGGCAATAAGGCTAAGATGTGTATGGAATTCTGGTGCGGATGGTTTGATGCCTGGGGTGAACCTCATCATACTTCAGACCTTGAACAGAATAAAAAAGACCTGGCAGATGTTATAAAGACCGGACATGTTAATTTCTATATGTTTGAAGGCGGTACTAACTTCGGGTATACGGCAGGCCGCAACTTCGGTGTAAAAAATGCCGACATAACTTCTTATGACTATGATGCAATTCTTACAGAAGACGGACAGATTACTCCTAAATACGAAGCATTTAAGAAGATTATTTCAGAAAGCCGTAAAATTGAAGAAGTTCCTCTCTCAACAAAAATCTGCCGCAAGGCATATGGTGAATTAAAATGCACTGGCAGGGCAGATCTTTTTACTGTCCTTGATGACATTAGTACTAAAATTTCTTCTCCATACCCTCTTACTATGGAAGATATTGATCAGAGCGGAGGATATATTCTTTATAGAACCCGTCTTCCGGAATATGAAAAGGCCCTCAGTATAAAATTTGACCGCGCCGGAGACAGGGTAAATGTATTTGAAAACCAGAAGCCTCTGTTTGCAGTTGCCCTTGAAGAAATGAAAGAAGCCTTTAAGCGGGAAGATGCTCCTGCAGGTTCTGTAGTAGACATGCTCTTTGAGAACTATGGCCGCGTAAACTTCGGACCTGCCCTTGAAACACAGCGCAAGGGAATTGAAGGCTATATGATTCTTAATGATCACCTTCAGCACGGATATGACATATATTCTCTTCCGCTTGATGAAAAGCAGCTTTCTAAGATTGATTTTGCAAAAGGATTTAATGAAGGCTGTCCTGCATTCTATAAATATGAATTTGAGGCTGATGAACTTTGTGATACCTTCCTTGAAGCAAAAGGATTTGAAAAGGGGGTTGCCTTTGTAAACGGCTTTAATCTTGGCCGTTACTGGAATATTGGACCTCAGAAGAGGCTTTATATACCGGCACCGCTTCTTAAAAAAGGAAAAAACACCATTATCATATTTGATACGGAAGGAAAAGAAGGAACTGTTTCTCTGGAAGACAGTTTAATATGGTAG
- a CDS encoding fibronectin type III domain-containing protein: protein MKEKIIKAAVLMFILPAFLMSCVDVEKAEESGSLVISQSEISIDNALATSSSAEITAYLENADGVVNFKSLNESVVTVEKTSPNKAVLTAQGDGTAKICVYTDDGKYVKYCTVNVTLGKIFCHDVTDIKEGEVTEESASLFWTAPSDASLVEVSVMDESLEILNVVYFPAKDGSGTVENLEPKTVYNFKVRGANNPGTSKEVFSKNYSDVIQMETDEFVLAPGNVEDVIARVTDHTITLTWTDPSDKYYSAAVITVTSDAKKFDGSAFTSEETEIEVPIGKKYVSWSDVQADTEYTFNIRSKDKFGNVQGDANNASAEGVNYTARTEEDVDAPSAVSDVFIDVSSDGVSCSWTCPDTFDAKNIVVAENDTELARVPASSVSAVLSELTEGIHSLKIWVEDYDENKSAVLAAEVATGASASAPSDVTAEAHFSDAIIVKWTDISDAETSWNYSIRCVNTSDETEYYNINPDSTVCCIQNLTAGSTYKASVYCSAVKDGYTVRYVTDVAGNSASAKAVRILRDIRFNWDSRALVPFISADESTVFDNVVCVQHDSAKEFDLANMKYPVWIVRPSLSNPASEEYFSLEAATSSGEESGLYLDFEASSSGFSTDFDVDNTTWGSASNPHGYAVESSAVTDVTTASFKIGDKVLDSSITGFSDWGHILTESGKEVYASNSNPYLVDSIPKENEYWCYKDTVIGE from the coding sequence GTGAAAGAAAAAATCATTAAGGCTGCAGTTTTAATGTTTATTCTTCCTGCTTTTCTTATGTCCTGCGTGGATGTAGAGAAGGCTGAAGAAAGCGGCAGTCTTGTAATAAGTCAGAGTGAAATCTCTATTGATAATGCACTTGCAACTTCATCATCAGCTGAAATTACAGCTTATCTTGAAAATGCGGACGGTGTGGTTAATTTTAAGAGTCTTAATGAAAGTGTCGTTACTGTAGAAAAGACATCTCCAAATAAAGCTGTTCTTACTGCACAGGGAGATGGAACTGCAAAAATCTGTGTTTATACAGATGACGGAAAATATGTAAAGTACTGTACGGTAAATGTAACTTTAGGAAAAATTTTCTGTCATGATGTAACGGATATAAAGGAAGGTGAGGTTACTGAAGAGTCAGCTTCACTTTTCTGGACGGCTCCTTCTGATGCAAGCCTTGTAGAAGTATCAGTTATGGATGAATCCCTTGAAATTCTTAATGTTGTTTATTTTCCGGCAAAAGACGGAAGCGGCACTGTAGAAAATCTTGAACCTAAAACTGTTTACAACTTTAAGGTTCGTGGTGCTAATAATCCTGGAACATCAAAGGAAGTATTTTCTAAAAATTATTCAGATGTCATTCAGATGGAAACTGATGAATTTGTTCTGGCTCCTGGAAACGTAGAAGATGTAATTGCCCGGGTAACAGATCATACGATTACACTTACATGGACGGATCCTTCTGATAAGTATTATTCGGCTGCCGTTATCACTGTAACTTCTGATGCAAAGAAATTTGACGGAAGTGCTTTTACTTCTGAAGAAACAGAAATTGAAGTTCCTATCGGAAAGAAATATGTTTCATGGTCTGATGTACAGGCAGATACGGAGTATACATTCAATATCAGGTCAAAGGATAAGTTTGGAAATGTTCAGGGAGATGCAAACAATGCTTCTGCTGAAGGTGTAAATTACACTGCAAGAACAGAAGAGGATGTGGATGCTCCGTCTGCAGTTTCAGATGTGTTTATTGATGTTTCATCTGACGGTGTGAGCTGTTCATGGACTTGTCCTGATACATTTGACGCAAAGAACATTGTAGTTGCTGAAAATGATACTGAACTTGCAAGGGTTCCTGCATCGAGTGTTTCTGCTGTTCTTTCAGAACTTACAGAAGGAATTCATTCCCTTAAGATCTGGGTAGAAGATTATGATGAGAATAAATCTGCTGTTCTTGCGGCAGAAGTTGCTACAGGAGCATCGGCCTCAGCTCCGTCTGATGTTACGGCAGAAGCTCACTTTTCTGATGCAATTATTGTAAAGTGGACTGATATATCTGATGCAGAAACTTCATGGAATTATTCGATCAGATGTGTAAATACTTCTGATGAAACAGAGTATTACAACATTAATCCTGATTCTACTGTCTGCTGCATTCAGAATCTTACAGCCGGCAGTACTTATAAAGCCAGCGTTTACTGTTCAGCCGTAAAAGACGGATATACAGTACGCTATGTTACAGACGTTGCCGGAAACAGTGCATCTGCAAAAGCTGTACGTATTCTTCGTGACATAAGGTTTAACTGGGATTCAAGAGCTCTTGTACCGTTCATTTCTGCTGATGAAAGCACAGTATTTGATAATGTTGTCTGTGTTCAGCATGATTCTGCAAAAGAGTTTGATCTTGCAAACATGAAGTACCCTGTATGGATTGTTCGTCCGTCTTTAAGTAATCCTGCTTCAGAAGAATATTTCAGTCTTGAGGCTGCAACTTCTTCAGGAGAAGAAAGCGGCCTGTATCTTGACTTTGAAGCAAGTTCTTCAGGTTTTTCTACAGATTTTGACGTAGATAATACTACATGGGGAAGTGCTTCCAATCCTCATGGTTATGCAGTTGAATCTTCTGCTGTTACAGATGTGACGACTGCATCATTTAAGATTGGAGATAAAGTTCTTGATTCTTCTATAACCGGATTTTCAGACTGGGGTCATATTCTTACTGAATCTGGAAAGGAAGTATACGCGTCAAACTCAAATCCATATCTGGTAGATTCAATTCCAAAAGAAAATGAATACTGGTGTTATAAAGATACTGTTATAGGTGAATAA
- a CDS encoding Ig-like domain-containing protein: MKKIIKAAAALTCASLLGGAVFAQDADFEEERASAPLPVSVSERRTVNDSLQMSETVKQISLHKIDYNTDFPELSVKGYNSRDLKWSSSNMDVVKVDQRGRLFPNSIGKAVVTAVSSDGKKAECEVEVTKYGPKPTSAGLSLSTGLTGDASVTWGFDLDTGRSGFTTDQNIKLKMDVLNLGEVWAGDNKEALPVWGEIRIYTKGDPVRYMVDSDSETDPYVNSGDFAIMVDRAKVHVGDAYITLFDKDYSDLGYVNYTTGSDVAFSFMAADPDYRYGHLTKRNLHTYLSSYDEDAEVFGLSAGYEMPNVFKLQADVASTMEWVAGSDNHTSDTADPSHNATDYVYKVYGEFNWIKNLSVQAGFSSGVLGKDSTIKPDIRFGAQADYQWNFYDIFYLKPSAGVTMMQLEGMGDVYPLYSAGIMLGWEDRQSAFDYYSCKYSRDDYGPYPGLAFAMQYADSKIAEYVTYFSAQNLLTTFTGDDLLILHGSFNTGNNLLVKNLEAVGAVDIVNVLSDRCVIGYTLGAAYYLPLGNHGFGVKPKFLVTNYHDTYNDLNDYCYVKGGVEIGFERVTLSIDYLSNDIINGYNDGTDYNRMGCIETKVKVSF, encoded by the coding sequence ATGAAAAAAATTATAAAGGCAGCTGCAGCATTGACCTGTGCATCACTTTTAGGCGGAGCAGTTTTTGCTCAGGATGCAGATTTTGAAGAAGAAAGAGCATCTGCTCCACTTCCTGTTTCTGTTTCAGAAAGAAGAACTGTAAATGACAGTCTTCAGATGTCAGAAACTGTAAAACAGATTTCCCTTCACAAGATTGATTATAATACGGACTTTCCGGAACTTTCTGTAAAGGGATATAACAGCCGTGATCTTAAATGGTCTTCAAGCAATATGGATGTTGTGAAAGTAGACCAGAGAGGCCGTCTTTTTCCTAACAGCATAGGTAAAGCTGTTGTTACAGCTGTTTCTTCTGACGGAAAAAAAGCTGAATGTGAAGTAGAAGTTACAAAGTATGGACCGAAACCAACATCTGCAGGACTCAGTCTTTCTACAGGACTCACAGGTGATGCAAGTGTTACATGGGGTTTTGATCTTGATACAGGCCGTTCCGGCTTTACGACAGATCAGAACATTAAGCTCAAGATGGATGTTTTAAATCTTGGTGAAGTATGGGCTGGAGATAATAAAGAGGCTCTTCCTGTATGGGGAGAAATCCGTATCTATACAAAGGGTGATCCGGTGCGCTATATGGTAGATTCAGACAGCGAAACAGATCCTTATGTAAACAGCGGTGACTTTGCAATTATGGTTGACCGTGCAAAGGTTCATGTGGGTGATGCCTATATTACTCTCTTTGACAAAGACTATTCAGATCTTGGTTATGTAAATTATACAACAGGCAGTGATGTTGCATTCAGCTTTATGGCTGCAGACCCGGATTACCGCTATGGTCATCTTACTAAGAGAAACCTTCATACTTATCTTTCTTCTTATGACGAAGATGCAGAAGTATTTGGGTTAAGTGCAGGCTATGAAATGCCTAACGTATTTAAGCTTCAGGCAGATGTTGCTTCTACAATGGAGTGGGTTGCAGGAAGCGATAATCATACATCAGATACTGCAGATCCTTCTCATAACGCTACTGATTATGTTTACAAAGTTTACGGTGAATTTAACTGGATTAAAAATCTCAGCGTTCAGGCAGGTTTTTCAAGCGGAGTTCTTGGAAAAGATTCTACTATAAAACCTGATATTCGTTTTGGTGCCCAGGCAGATTATCAGTGGAACTTCTATGATATCTTCTATCTTAAGCCTTCTGCCGGTGTAACGATGATGCAGCTTGAAGGAATGGGTGATGTTTATCCTCTCTATTCAGCAGGTATCATGCTCGGATGGGAAGACAGACAGAGTGCATTTGATTACTACAGCTGTAAGTATTCCCGCGATGATTATGGACCTTATCCTGGACTTGCATTTGCAATGCAGTATGCTGATTCAAAAATTGCAGAATACGTAACATATTTCAGTGCACAGAATCTTCTTACGACATTCACCGGTGATGATCTTCTCATTCTTCATGGATCATTTAACACAGGAAACAATCTTCTTGTAAAGAACCTTGAAGCTGTCGGTGCAGTTGATATTGTAAATGTTCTTTCTGACCGCTGTGTAATCGGATATACACTTGGAGCTGCATATTATCTTCCTCTTGGAAATCACGGGTTTGGTGTAAAGCCTAAGTTCCTTGTAACAAACTATCATGATACATATAACGATCTTAATGATTACTGTTATGTAAAAGGCGGTGTTGAAATTGGTTTCGAACGTGTAACACTCAGTATTGATTATCTTTCAAATGATATTATCAATGGTTATAACGACGGTACTGATTACAACCGCATGGGCTGTATTGAAACTAAAGTTAAAGTTTCGTTCTGA
- a CDS encoding family 43 glycosylhydrolase — MKKILKIFTAALFVLVSSAGLFSCKEEVENIQAYPGPLVKRRSDPSVVKHADGKYYLVHTYDYGSWSEIKIRSAVSIYRLRSSSDEKTIISSSTATDGAVPYGYFFGPELKFIEGQWFLFFTASESSSSSWTQRPFVAVCDDSDPVNGTWKILGKIQGVKESEFHDYNNAIETYSLGPTVFEYDGQWYFMYAGRVEDGNVKFDEDQIADGSLTVNGKVYEDLSKSTMTSYGTANTNAETSVNWQCIFIGKTSPSDFTKVTELTIVSVPEYDWECGIYSKHCDNKFNNTDDAPQALIHGNDLFVVFSASDIDESYCMGIMKCTDKSNLLSMSSWNKSSAPVFESDSSYQTYGPGSCSFTTDDGYDVMFYSARLQYGLNLTSTGTTGTDAYADKNRGVYAKAFTWKSNGYPDFGRAGGKD; from the coding sequence ATGAAAAAAATACTTAAGATTTTTACAGCTGCTCTGTTTGTTCTTGTTTCTTCTGCCGGACTTTTTTCATGTAAAGAAGAAGTTGAAAATATTCAGGCTTATCCGGGACCTCTTGTTAAGCGCAGAAGTGATCCGAGTGTGGTAAAGCATGCAGACGGAAAGTATTATCTTGTTCATACTTATGATTACGGCAGCTGGAGCGAAATAAAAATAAGAAGTGCGGTTTCAATTTACAGGCTTAGAAGTTCTTCGGATGAAAAAACTATAATAAGTTCATCTACTGCTACAGATGGTGCAGTTCCATACGGATATTTCTTTGGACCTGAATTGAAATTTATAGAAGGTCAGTGGTTCCTTTTCTTTACTGCCAGCGAATCTTCTTCTTCGTCATGGACTCAGAGACCTTTTGTTGCCGTGTGTGATGACTCAGATCCTGTAAACGGTACCTGGAAAATTCTTGGAAAAATTCAGGGTGTAAAGGAATCAGAGTTTCATGACTATAATAATGCCATCGAGACTTATTCTTTAGGTCCGACAGTTTTTGAATATGACGGACAGTGGTATTTTATGTATGCCGGTAGAGTCGAAGACGGTAATGTAAAATTTGATGAAGATCAGATTGCTGACGGAAGCCTTACTGTTAACGGTAAAGTATATGAAGATCTTTCAAAATCTACGATGACTTCATATGGCACAGCCAATACTAATGCAGAGACTTCTGTAAACTGGCAGTGTATTTTTATCGGAAAAACTTCACCGTCTGACTTTACAAAAGTTACAGAACTGACGATTGTAAGTGTTCCGGAATATGACTGGGAATGCGGTATATACAGTAAGCATTGCGACAATAAGTTTAATAATACTGATGATGCACCTCAGGCACTTATTCACGGTAATGACCTGTTTGTAGTATTCAGTGCCAGTGACATTGATGAAAGTTACTGTATGGGAATCATGAAGTGTACTGATAAGTCAAATCTTCTCAGCATGAGCAGCTGGAATAAGTCTTCAGCACCTGTATTTGAAAGTGATTCCTCATATCAGACTTACGGGCCAGGTTCCTGCAGTTTTACCACAGACGATGGATATGATGTAATGTTCTATAGTGCACGCTTACAGTACGGATTGAATCTTACATCAACAGGTACCACCGGAACGGATGCCTATGCAGATAAAAACCGCGGTGTTTATGCAAAGGCCTTTACCTGGAAAAGCAACGGTTATCCTGATTTTGGACGGGCAGGGGGAAAAGATTAA